Below is a genomic region from Nilaparvata lugens isolate BPH chromosome 8, ASM1435652v1, whole genome shotgun sequence.
aaacaatatgcTTTTTTGTGACTTTCACggtattttcatttctttccgAGAACATGGATCTTATGCCAAAAATATCGATCTGTAGAAACTATTCTGTGATATTGAgaataaatgaactatttaaTTTTCAACCTTCCTCTTATTCCAACCAACCTCATCTCCATTTCAACAATCCTTTATCTTGTATCTGAATTTTTATCATCCTTGTCATGTTACCAGACACTAtactattcaattattattcaatcacagACTCAGAAAtcgaataataattgatatccaGAGAATACGCAAACAATATGATCATCCTGGATtagaatttatgattattttataaactTGCATTTCaaaaaacacttatggagtgaaaatgcactcaCATTGGTAGTGATGAttgtttcgacctgttgttggtcatcatcagacacATTATTCCATAATCTCCTACAGAATCGAAACACTGCTCCCTAGTATCAATATCCAGGATCAATGAATAGGATTTATTTCCAGTATCAGTTTTATAGAATGATAATgtgatttttaaaataatacgaAGTATTCAAGCACAACATTTAAATCTCCTGATAGATTTGAGTAATGGAAAATGAAATTTCCATGTTGCGAAATTATCCGCTCACAACTCATATTTTCATGACCTCACCTAGCAGTCTCTTCAATAATTACGTTGTTGAGTCCACAATCAGATTCTGTGGAGGCTTCACAGaaacatattgaaaattcatgcttTGGGAAGGCAATAAATCACGTGACGCGCAATTAAATACCGGATTAGGCTACAGGCAAGAGCGAAGCATGTCAGCCTCGAGGTCGTAAATACATCAAAGTTCCATAGGCAACTGTGATTTTATAGCCGTAATAAATCTGGCCAAGTCTCTTCCATGCAGTTGCTAATGGCTCATacgtcaataaaaataatgtagtGAATATTTGCTCATTGGAATTCTGCAGGTTTGTATATTATGTAGGAGGTGagtttgatgaaaaaattcaGAATGTGGAGGATTCTGCTTGATACACAGAGCTTGAAGTTTATCTCATGTAGAATGGCTCATTCATCAcatgaaaagttgaaataatttCAGTCTCCTTATATTGTCGGATATATCTGATAGGATGATTTGTGTTAATAGGATTGATTTAATGTAGTAATATCTGATAGGATGATTCCTATCAATAGGATTGATTTAATGTAGTGTAATATCTTTGTTCTAAGTtgatgtaaacaataaaacttgatttaatTCCATATAAAACTGATGTTACTGTAACATGAGGCTATAAATTATGAGAAAAACCACGAATTTAGTAATGGAAAATGGAATTTCCATGTTGCGATTTTACCGCTCACAACTCATATTTATAAATCATTGATTGTGAATCAATATAAATCAATGAGTCATTGACAAATTTGATGGGACAACAGAGgaatataatagtatatttcgcacctagggccgaaaatgagacttttccggctcgaaatcggttttcaagtccgagaccgtaggccgaggactagaaaagattgagagccggaaaaacatttttgcccatggtgagaacgttatttttcgccacacagaaaaataaacaatataaatatgagaaaaattgtttattaggcacttccgaaagcaaaacaggaaggtcatacaTAGCTcaagcaaatctgaggtaatctgaatatcaggaaattgctcaagtatgtttattttttattctgatttgtctaaataacctaaaagattatgttcaattatgtaagaggttgagtttatactttttattcttccaaatgacaataagatgatattattatgaatgttttgatccttgaataaaaaacacaaataatgaaaagttttttgatcagctgttttagcacacttgaaatttggtcaatctgaatgtcaacgtcaacaatgcttgttgtcgttgacttcggaagtttaggttagaagctctatcctactctgaaaatcgaatttgaataatctataatatatatcttatctgtattttattcatccaaataaaatgatagtatcttattgcagaatacttattcaattcttgaagcataaactgattccgtttcataaaccattttgtaaacacgttcacatcaaatgaGAATCAGCTgatttcaaggttattttacagccctagggccgtgaaacttttaccggcctggtcagaaaacaatcattttcggcctccatatgacgcacgaaaaccagctcattacatccaagtggggcgaaagaAAAATTATGTACGAGATGAGAGGTTTTCTAGAGAATCATGGTCCAGATACGGACTGAATAATCTACAACTTTTTTGTAACAACCATGCAGAATCTCAAGGAGCTGATCGCAATAACATCTTGATTCACTAGGATCTCATCTCTCATCAGGTGCTCTCATTAGAAGTCAAAGATGATTAGAGGATTATATGTTGTGGAACCTGTTCCAAAACTAGAAAATCCCAACTTGTttagatttaattgaaaataaaatacgattgatttttcaattagtGGAGAATAATTTCCATTAGTGATTTGGATGGGAAATGCAATGACTACTTGATATCTCTATGTAATTAAAGTTTAAAGGGATAGAATCATAATTGAAACGAGCTTCTGAGAGTCGATAATGAATGACATAGACTGGATAAACAAATCTTGAATCAAGGCTTAAATCTGTGATAATGATATAAATCCAATTAGCGGTAGATTAGtgaattaatgaaaatattttgaagatacagtgacaAAGTGGATTGCCGAtctttttaaattgaaatctccaaatgaaatcaatttaaagatcaaaattttctcatttgtaACTGTATTTTCTTCATTAGATAGAATGTATGAACTATGACGCTGCAGAACTGATTGCCATTACTACTCTACAACCTTTCAACCACATTCCACTTGACTTCCTAGACTATTGAAAGTCAACCAATCCataacagaaaaagttgaaataagTTATTGAAGTTCAGGTGTCCTGAAGTTAGCCAAAATCAAGTACTTCCTCTGAAATATATCTCCCTGATTTTGGATTCAATCGGAGTTTGATACAGAGATGTTTGGTTTTTAAAATCAGTGATTcgagtgtaatatttttgtttcctaTCCAGTATCTCAacctttaaaattcaaaattcttagttttattggttttgagtgaaaaagaactaaatttcagaaaagtggaatcataacctcatttcggacttttaaattattatctaaatttgggagagaaatagtattgtacaaggagtatccttagtttttctctcccattcagtgcttcttgtaaaaattataataataataaataaataaaattgaagcaTCTGAATTTAAAATTCTACTTTGTGGATATAATCGAGGCCTGAAACGTTTGTGAAGTGAActactacaagacttaacctattttggactatgtgtaaccttatctaaatttgggagaggaatagcacaaggttaccttattttttctctccctatcattttgatgatgtaggttacttattgtatgaatcaaatGAGAGGAGAAGATCCTACTGTTATGGAAATCTCcaccaaaatttatttatttatttatctatttatcgcATTGTATACAATGGCTCATGCCCAGAACTGTCCCATTTTCAATCTATACCGtactgttgaatgaaaaagactaagaaattgtcaaaaaaccactaattaaataatcaataataattgaataattaccacaatatcaacttctcaactgcaCAAAAAGTATACtgtactgtccaaatcaaaatgttggttatgtcactttctctttttaaaatacaagttacgctcttcaatactaaaatcaaacaataaagaCTATAAAGGAATGAAGGAGCTCCATGTACTTAACATTACGTTCCTATTAGATAGTGAAGAGGTAGAGAGAGATTCCTTGAAGGATAAATGGAGGGAAATGAAAGGAAAAACGTTATAAGAAAGCCTGAATGAGtgagaaaatgataaaattacaTTGTGAGAGGTATTTACTCAAAAGCAGCTCTTATAGTTCTGAAATCGGTATAATCAGTATAGTAGGGACATTACCAAGTCACTTCGTGTAGTTGAGTATTTTATAACCTTTGTCATGAAATGTCGGGTTTTACGTTAGCAGTAGCAAATTGTTCAGGCCAAATAAGGTCAATAAAACGTAAATAAGCAAGAGTCCATGCAAAGTGGATTTAATAAGTGCATTAGAATTGCTAAAAATTATACATAGCTTACATTCAGCTCTGTTAAGTGGAGTATTAAAAGCATTTTGATGCATTGTGAGGGAATTTATTGCAATGCAAGAGCGTGCCGTTGGCTGGCATAAAATTTGCTCCACCTTTGAGTAGGAGAAAGCCCAACTATTGTTTCTCGACTCTACAAAGAATGTCGGGTACCTAATATTCCAGTTTCTCTCAATTAAACGTTGTTACAGGCTTATTAGAACAATTTGTTTAATGATcgcatttttcagtggactcagattcatggatttcataatcaattttatattgcaGTTCAGTAGCGTTCGAGAAATATCCTTAGACAATTATTGTTCATgaacaataccatgaataatgtcatgaaaatataacaatatccattaacttttttctcattttagTTGTAATTATTCCgcttcaataattataatccaatgaatttgtttgtttagcaacttatttatgttgaaattaGTAGTCCTTCGAGAGTCGTCTGTTCAATTCTTAAACATAATTTCAATTACTGTgcattacaatacaatattcattgaGGCTTCCACTTCATACGATCTTTCAATGCTGTTTGGAGCACTTATTACGATATTTTAAATCTGTTATTTATGAAGGTGTGGTAGGTATATCTCTACTGATAGTGGTCATTGcatcttgaaatttgaaatatgtgtattatttattgaatattatgtattaaataaattttaaaaatgtataaatttaatataatagctTCCCTAATTTATATTGTACCCTACTAATCATCCTTAGACCATCTAATACCCCATACTCCTTTTTAAATTCCTAAACTTCCAGtttcatggaaaaaattgtTTACTTAGTTTATTGTTAAAGTTAGCATATCATTCtattaatgtattttattatttgttggcacctgctgtaaaatcttttaggttaaGCGGGACCAatttttgtaatgcattttactgaataaaatgattgattgattgattgattaatatataatatcaggATTTATGGGACTATTACTCAAGAATGAGGATGAATAAAAATCCCTAATCAATCCAACCATTTAGTTTTGAACAACATTTCAAAAGCCTtctcaaattcaatcaattaagATAATGAATCGTCACCTacaaaattattctcttccaatttattattgaattccaTTCCAGTTAACGATAATTTGAATAAGCATCTATAATTTCAAGTTGTATTGATGTTAGTAGGCTAATACAGGCTTATTTCAGAGAAGCTTGAGATGGTATATGGAGCCGGCCAACTTTCAAGAGATTGTAGAACTGGCAACACTGTATAATAAAGTTCATGCAGCTCACATGTTCACTGTTCACAAAATCGTGCGATCAAGGTCGTCTCAAGAGTTAGTCGTGGACGACCTAATCGTGGACCTCTTTATGATGTGATGACAACTACTACATTGAAGTTAATTTTTCAGTTGTTATCACCATACATAATTCTCTATTATTTCAGTGTTTTCTGGTCTCTATTATTTCAGTGTTCATCACCCAACAATAATGAATTAATCATCCAACAATGGAAgacattttcctacagttaccttgaaaagtgaccattcctgcactgattacagaacgcaaagaatcacttttccgcactagtgcgtactcttaatactttgcgtattatattgcagccatcccaatcagctgttgacattattggcgtgtattttgaatgcaaatttgttctatctatattttttctgattttctagtaaataaaaatgagaactcattaaattaccgtatacattttgaatattatgaattattcaacAAGAAAAACTGTCTCACTCAAAAACACAGAGAAATTGAAAacacatatttattttatttgaagggagatattttcaatattgaatttttataaagaaattcaataatttttttataattattgagtaaaaaattttttttgttggTTGACTGAAGCCCTTTTTGCACATAACCCTATGCAAAGCTCTTGTTGCATGTAAATTCACCTTTATAACACTTTTTTTCACACTCAAGTGACTATATATTGcaaaattcaacatattttgCCACTGGAAAGCAgtatattatgaacaaaaaAGGATTTTTGACTAAAAACAATACAGTTGAGAATTTTTTAACAGTAAGTTTTAATGATCAGCTCATGTggaaaaaagtaaataaaaaactttaaagtttttaattttttcaaattaaatttcaatcatcttGTATTTCTGGATCGATTCCTTCTACTGTAGGCCAGTCCATGATGCTTTTGTAGAACTCAAGATGTTCTTGGGGAATATATGGTAGGAGATGCCTGACGTCGTTCAGCTTTGCTGTTTTGATTGGAATATTACTTTGATAAGCTGCAGCTGGTGGCAAAGTTGGCTTCGCATTCGCATCCTTACACATCTTAAACGAGTGACTCACAATACTATCAATCATTTTCGAGGCATATATTATACCTTGCTTATTTTTGTTGAAAGTCATTTGTCTGTAGCTGCTTATctcaaaatgaattttatttgcttttGGAACgctttttttgtttgtttcttgTGAGATGCAACTTTTTTTATAATAGGTAGGCCACAAGGCTTTGAAGTTCAGAATATCACTACTTTCAACTTCCTTTACTACAAATTTTGGATTGTTACCAAGCTTAGTGCTGCTACTTTCAATAAGATTTCGAATTTCACCAACAGTGTAAATTCTGTCATACTTTTTAACATGCCGTTTAATTGTGGCAAAATCCCTATCACAGGGCAAAAACGAGTGGCCCCTTACTGGAAAGAACATGGTGACTTTTTCAAAACGACCTGTATCTGTGAGCATCAACAAAAATCTGGTCAATgtgtgatttttattttgaccCCCACAGTTGTCTGCAAAAAGTCTTAACTCTGTTACTTCTGATGGTACCTCTTTCAGATATTCATAGAGAAACGAGCAAACCTCATTAGGGGTCTTATTGGCCTCACCCTCATGATAAACATAAACTTTTGCTGTCCTTTGTTTTATGTTGTGGATTGAAAAAACATTTACTGTAATCTGTCGCAGGTAAAAAGTTTGCTGGACAGGAATTTGAGGAATGCTGAGATTTTGCATGAAATCCATGCATATGGAAAGTACATGTGATTCATTTTTAGGGTTCATGGCTTCTTCTTGGATTTTGTTGTAAAACTTCTTTGCTCGTCTTTTATGTACCATTAATTCTGCAGTTGCAACTCTCTTAGCTGCATCATTCAAGTGTGGGTTCTTAAGCTTAATGCTAAGCTCTTCACATGTGGAACAGGTGTCAATCTGGGGTCTTCCAAACCTAAGGTTAAAGTTTTCGTGAAAAAACTCATAAAAATATGCTGGACTACAAATTCCTGGGTGTTTGGCAACCAATAGATCGTACATAGTTTTAATACTGAGTCTTGCATCCAAATACTCTGTGGCCCTACCAGCATAATGACTAAGCTTAGTTGGAAAACTCTGAATATGGCTTCTAATTTTTTCTTGGTTTTCAATACTCATTCTGTTAACACTAGGTGCCTTTCCCCTTTTGTCTAATGGATTTTTTCCTTCTTTGGCCAGTGATCTCAGTCTTTTCACTCGCTTATCACTAATTGATAGTAATGATAAAAAAGCTTTGTAACATACCGGAGTCCTTTGGTTACCAACCATAACAAAGTAGGTATACATCTTATCAACAGTACGTGCACTATCATCCTTCCGTGGACGTCGTTGCTTCAcatcatgaatttcaatcaagctttgaatgaataaatcttgCTCATTTTTAGAAGGTAGGTTCAAAATACGTTGTAGTATGTCGATTCTGTCCAACTCCTGTATTCCATCAAAGCACTTGTGTCTCTTGCaactgaaacaaaaataaaatgtttcaaattagATAAGGTAGGTAGGCTAGGTAGGTAAAGCTGGATTTATACAATACtaaaatttagtaaattttaaaTACTGATAATCATGTACATTAGGCTAGAAAGAATAGTAATGGTAGAGTACCAGTAAGTACAAGGTATGGGTAGACCAGGTAGAATGGTGATATTAAGCTCAGGAACAAGTTTAACAAAGGATGTaccttttaataataaattatttaacaaaGCAGAAATTCACTACCGGTAAGATAAACTTCTATTGAACACACCattgaatgagaaaattattattcaatgtctGCATGACATATTTCATCACAGACAGTTTATTGTGTTAATATGAGTGTGAAAAGTTTTTGTTGACATTGGAGTCTTTGATGGATCAAGAAATCCAAGATTGTAAAAATGACTATATCTTATTCAATTaagttaattttaatttttcttactTGCATGGAGGTCCTGATTGTTTTGCATGTACAGTTTTTCCTTTGTAGTTCTTATACTCAGCACCGCTGTTCCTAGCCAGTTTGTTCACGTTTCTTCTATACGTTTCTTCGTGCCTTTTCCTCTTTCCAAAAACAATGTTGGATTCATTGTCATTGTCTTCGTCGCTACTACTAAccataatgaattaaaaataatttcttcaataataataatataaatcaataattacttgaaCGGTACTCAAAACAACAGCTTCTAACCTCAACGCAAAAACCGCGAATGAATAAGTAATGCAGAGCAGCTGAATCACAATATACGATTCAGTCAGCTGATCGGAAAAATTTTCGTCACTCTGTGCATAAAGGGCTTCAGTCCGGGACTGAAGCCCTTTCTGCATAGAATATTATACGTAGGTAACTGATTTGACAACGTTAGAGCAGTCAGACTGAATTCCTTTTTGCATAGAACGATGAAACCACCATCTAAAGACATAATTCTGCTCTTAACTCAATTTGGCCATTTTTATGACTGAAGCCCTTTTTGCATGAAGCGATTCAAATATCAACTCATTCTTAATTATTTGATTTACAAACCGTTGCACTAGATAAATAACTTTCTCATAAGCAGTCGACGCAGTTGTACAGATTGAAAATTACCAATGCCAACTGAACGGAACATGGACAGAAATGAGAACTGTTTCAGATGTTTTATCGTGATTTTTACTTTTATGGTTCAAAGTCTTCAatttttgtatataaatattcatCTTTATGTTGGAATGAATTATTATGTAGAGATTGTCTGTTAATCTTATTATcagtgaatattattataagaaaataGATCGCTTTGCGCTGTCAACTTGTCAGGTTGGCAATGCTCGGAAATTGAAATCACATTCGGCCAAGATCGGCTATCTTCTTAGCTGGACCCCTGCTAGCTTATTccaatatttacaaattgtGTTGTATGATACGTGAATAAATTGAAGTGAAGTACTGGCACAAATGGGTAATTGATTTCTGTTTACAATCAAGCACTAATGAGAATGAATTCTCAATAAATAAGAGGCATAGAAAATTTCATGAAAGTTCAAACattgttattgaataataaagtgATGTCATTTCCAATCAGAATATCAAAACATTGTTCCTTTTAAATGTAAGATTATAAAGTTCTGCCGTATCACATGCTGCGCGAGCTCTGCTCGATTATACAGCTCTATGTTACAAAATTAAACTGAActaaatatgaaagatatattcaatttcttaataaacaatataaaatcttatagcacccttcattttcaaaaaaaacttcaaaatagttcaatgactagtttcggtgatatcaCACCATCGTaagttataaaaaaaaaatgatagtaataaaaatttctttttttataacctgacgatggtgtgataaCACCGAAACTAGTCATTGAACTATTTTGAAGtttctttaaaaataaagggtgattttaattttaaagggtGATAAAGAAATTTTACCATTGCTTGACACTACTCTTTCTTCAATATTCCATGATgtaatttattagaaatctttCAAGTTAATCTTATTGGTAAAAAAATCTGCTATTTGACTTAACGGTGATTCATTTCACTGTAATGGAAACCGTATTTGAATTGACACATGTTTATTGCATTCCCAAGCTATGGTTTTGAATACTTCATAGCTTTAATCCTAAGaaatcattgaatgaaaaagactaagaaattgtcaaaaaccacagatatattgatacttagaaataccgtttcggttattacaccattgtcaatctctgataaactaaaaactaaGTCTAAACTAAGCTTTAGTttttcagagattgacaatggtgtaataaccgaaaccggtctttctaagtatcaataaatctgtggttttttgacaatttcttagtctttttcatccaatatgaataattaccacaatatcaacttctctaCTACACAAAgactatgaaattattttaatgaatacaTAGATATGATTAATTTAGCTGGCATTATATATCCTATATCCACTTTATCTACTTGAAAGAGTTCTATGATGCATAATGACTGAATAAATAGTGCATCAACCATAATGCATgatggttttgaagcatctaaattcaaaaatccactttgtgaaaataattaaagactgaagattttgtgaagtgaacaactacaagacttaacctattttggactatgtgtaaccttatataaattgaggagaggaatagcacaaggttaccttatgtTTCTATATCCCTATTATTTTGGTGTTTTACTTAttcatgaatcaatcaatatgattacagtaactatattaacCATATAgtaaaatggcattaatgtccgagACATGTTgttacaaaataattcaaaagggtactgagatttatttttttatttaaaccaTACAGTCACTATAACCCATAACCTGGGTGTATAGTTACTGTGGATATGACTAtctattgaaaacaatgcatcaaatcgaATCTTCCGATCCGTctgatgcgtgccgtccgtccgatgacgatttgtgtgcgcctacctttagcCGGCATTATATTTTAAATCCACGTTTCTCTACATGAAAGATTTCTATGATGCATATGACTATTTTAGATTGGCCTACATTATCTGTTGTTTCCACtttcacttatttatttatttatttatttattcgttgatataattacaaatcatatgaatatgatcggggtagaacaacaggcatagcccaaaactattctgttcccaaattttgataaataatgaaatgtccgaaaaaataggttatgttcttactgaggaaatttaaagttcaaagttctgtccaagaatatatataagctagaaattttgaatttagaatgattaaaataccaaattatagtaaaatttttcacttaatatcaccgcactttgaatgtATTAAGTTATTATGATGAGTCTCGTGGCAGGTTGGGTTGTAAAGCCAACCTAACTTGAGTGGGCTGTATGGTGTGACTTGAAGTTCCCTATTTAAGATTTATATCCGATAACAATCTCGGAGAAATATCTATATGATGTCCACAATCCCCATGTATTCCAATTCAGATTTCGAAAAGCTCATGCTTTTGTCACACGCGCAGAAAGTCTGAATCGAAGCAAGCACACGATCACGTTCCCACATTTTTTAGCAAACCACCTCGAAGGTCAaactatttttgttttctctctcCGTTCTCTGAAAGGAGGAAAGGGTTTGTATCGCGAATAGCGACGAAAAAGTAGTGTACACAAAAGGTTGCAATCGATAAAGGGGTGAAAGCTCTCGAAGGgagagagagactgagagaAAGCTGAAATCGGGATCGGAACTTTACAAACAATAAGCGGGACGATTCTCCGATTTTCAAACTCGACCGAATCACAATGTATTGAAACTTTAGAGATTTAGAGAGTCGATGTCTTCACAAACACTGGAATGAATGCTATTTCATCCTTACACCTCTAATGGGTTAGTATCGTTCCATTTATACCTTTTGATACAACAAATATGAGTTTGAATGCTTATCAATACAACTGGCATTGGAATCAgctccgtgaacttgtagtgcagcTGAATCAAGTctgaaaaaattgacaataaactacgaattttgtgtcggcagaacatccaaaaaataaattttggattTAATCAGATTTTTTCGGacttgtgcactacaagttcacggagTCATTGGAATTGTCTGAAGtagatttgaattttgattcagtttttcagtattattataaagatATTAATTTCTCAGATTGTACGGATGATTGTAAATGATTAATTTCACCGGTACTATTTCGTAATCTAGCTACATTTTATCCTTGCACCTCTTGATGGGTTAGTCTATTCCCATTCAAACCTTTTGATACAACGAATATATGAGTTTGAATGCTTGAAATAAACTTAATCAAAATCCATCTACATCAGAATCGGTAAAAGTATATTTCATTCTTTGATGCAGTTTCTTAAATAAACAGGATAGTGGGCTAATTTCAGAATGTTGGGATTTTAAGTGCTAATATCTCCGGTACTATTGTGGGATCTTTCTACTAACATTAACTCAATATAGGCTAGTTTCagaatgttattcaattttttttaattttaagagCAAATATCTCCGGTACTCTTGTGGAATCTTTCTACTAATTCCGATcatgatttatcaattaatgatttattaattaattcagaaatccatgattactctaaaaaaatattctatttttcatataCTCTATTCGGGCTCTACAGCTTTTCAATGATGTTAGAACTCATTTTTTTGACTCACTACAATGAATTTACAATCTCTTATTTGTAGTGAATGTATTAAAATAGTGAATATATTCACACCATGATTGTTCTGAGTCTCCATATGATTACAGACTAAATTGTCAACTTTCTACACAtatccaaatttgaaattgtttgttttattctaatttatattttcagattgtgatttggtgtaggaATTGGAATGGGcttaacctatgtataatatttggacaatttgatactgaattaggaaattgaagaagttttgggcgatagcctgttttttcttttccgaaccttgtattatttttgctaACCCAATGAACAAATATCACACCATAATTCTATACATCAAtctcaatgaataaattacaatCTCCTTAAATTGTTCTCCCAAGGGCTTTTTCCcctttttcaagaatattattttcgaAAACTGCAGCAACTGGCACCGCTCAtatgaatattgttattttatagatattataattattttaaaattaataaacttGACTTTTAGATGTGAGAGAACTTGTTTTTCCTACTTTATTGATCTATTCCAGTAACCAAGAGGAAAAATTGGTATGCTTGTGATAATATTGCATT
It encodes:
- the LOC111055187 gene encoding uncharacterized protein LOC111055187; the encoded protein is MVSSSDEDNDNESNIVFGKRKRHEETYRRNVNKLARNSGAEYKNYKGKTVHAKQSGPPCNCKRHKCFDGIQELDRIDILQRILNLPSKNEQDLFIQSLIEIHDVKQRRPRKDDSARTVDKMYTYFVMVGNQRTPVCYKAFLSLLSISDKRVKRLRSLAKEGKNPLDKRGKAPSVNRMSIENQEKIRSHIQSFPTKLSHYAGRATEYLDARLSIKTMYDLLVAKHPGICSPAYFYEFFHENFNLRFGRPQIDTCSTCEELSIKLKNPHLNDAAKRVATAELMVHKRRAKKFYNKIQEEAMNPKNESHVLSICMDFMQNLSIPQIPVQQTFYLRQITVNVFSIHNIKQRTAKVYVYHEGEANKTPNEVCSFLYEYLKEVPSEVTELRLFADNCGGQNKNHTLTRFLLMLTDTGRFEKVTMFFPVRGHSFLPCDRDFATIKRHVKKYDRIYTVGEIRNLIESSSTKLGNNPKFVVKEVESSDILNFKALWPTYYKKSCISQETNKKSVPKANKIHFEISSYRQMTFNKNKQGIIYASKMIDSIVSHSFKMCKDANAKPTLPPAAAYQSNIPIKTAKLNDVRHLLPYIPQEHLEFYKSIMDWPTVEGIDPEIQDD